Proteins encoded within one genomic window of Triticum aestivum cultivar Chinese Spring chromosome 2D, IWGSC CS RefSeq v2.1, whole genome shotgun sequence:
- the LOC123048924 gene encoding peroxidase 2 gives MAKLAALAMVALLGCVARTCHASGYGGYPSPGTPSSYPPPPPSPTPTPPSPSPPPAAPALAIGHYYKTCYKAEQIVRDSVRKAVYANRGIGAGLIRLFFHDCFVRGCDASVLLDPTPANAQPEKLGIPNFPSLRGFEVIDAAKAALEEACPGVVSCADIVAFAGRDATFFLSNGRAYFDMPAGRYDGNVSLASETLPNLPPPFATLQTLKDMFASKGLTADEMVTLSGAHSVGVSHCSSFSDRLPPNPSDPSAMDATLAASVQVKCNRTGDPVVVQDFRTPGDLDNQYYKNVLDKKVLFKSDAALRSSETGAQVLLNAWIPGQWEQKFKAAMVRMGSIEVKTRANGEIRKQCRFVN, from the exons ATGGCTAAGCTTGCCGCATTGGCTATGGTAGCGTTGCTTGGCTGCGTGGCGCGGACGTGCCACGCTTCAGGGTATGGTGGGTATCCCAGCCCGGGCACGCCTAGCAGCTACCCTCCACCTCCACCCAGCCCAACGCCAACCCCGCCTAGCCCGAGCCCTCCTCCTGCTGCGCCGGCGCTCGCGATCGGACACTACTACAAGACATGCTACAAAGCTGAACAGATCGTGAGGGATTCAGTGAGAAAGGCGGTGTATGCCAACCGCGGCATCGGCGCCGGGCTCATCCGCCTTttcttccacgactgcttcgtcagG GGGTGCGACGCCTCGGTCCTCCTCGACCCGACGCCGGCCAACGCTCAGCCAGAGAAGCTCGGCATCCCCAACTTCCCGAGCCTGCGCGGCTTCGAGGTGATCGACGCGGCAAAGGCGGCGCTCGAGGAGGCCTGCCCTGGAGTCGTCTCGTGCGCGGACATCGTCGCTTTCGCTGGCCGCGATGCCACTTTCTTCCTCAGCAACGGGAGGGCGTATTTCGACATGCCGGCCGGCCGCTACGACGGGAACGTGTCCCTCGCCAGCGAGACCCTCCCCAACCTGCCTCCGCCCTTCGCCACCCTCCAGACGCTCAAGGACATGTTCGCCTCCAAAGGGCTCACCGCCGACGAGATGGTCACCCTCTCCGGCGCACATAGCGTCGGGGTCTCCCACTGCTCGTCCTTCTCGGACCGCCTCCCTCCCAACCCCTCTGACCCCTCGGCCATGGATGCCACGCTCGCCGCGTCTGTGCAGGTAAAATGCAACCGCACTGGTGACCCCGTGGTGGTGCAGGACTTCAGGACCCCGGGGGACCTAGACAACCAGTATTACAAGAACGTGCTCGATAAAAAAGTATTGTTCAAGTCGGACGCCGCACTCCGTTCGTCGGAGACTGGGGCACAAGTGCTCCTCAACGCCTGGATCCCTGGGCAGTGGGAGCAAAAGTTCAAGGCGGCCATGGTGAGGATGGGCAGTATCGAAGTGAAGACCAGGGCCAACGGGGAGATCAGAAAACAGTGCCGGTTTGTGAACTAG